The Medicago truncatula cultivar Jemalong A17 chromosome 4, MtrunA17r5.0-ANR, whole genome shotgun sequence genome includes a region encoding these proteins:
- the LOC11441173 gene encoding lignin-forming anionic peroxidase has translation MAYRMITSFVVTLVLLGTISCDAQLSSTFYDSTCPNALSTIRTSIRTAISKERRMAASLIRLHFHDCFVQGCDASILLDDSSTIESEKSARPNVNSVRGFEIIDKAKSEVEKVCPGVVSCADILAVAARDASFAVGGPSWTVKLGRRDSTTASKSLANTDLPLFTDDLTTLISHFSKKNLSPKEMVTLSGAHTIGQAQCFTFRGRIYNNASDIDAGFASTRQRGCPSSSTTSNDQKLAALDLVTPNSFDNNYFKNLIQKKGLLQSDQVLFSGGSTNSFVSEYSNNPTTFKSDFATAMIKMGDIEPLTGSAGVIRSICSAVN, from the exons ATGGCTTATAGAATGATCACTAGTTTTGTTGTAACATTGGTGCTGCTAGGCACAATATCATGTGATGCCCAATTATCTTCTACATTTTATGACAGTACTTGCCCTAATGCACTAAGCACCATCAGAACTTCGATTCGTACTGCAATCTCTAAGGAGCGTCGTATGGCTGCATCTCTCATTCGTCTTCACTTTCATGATTGTTTTGTGCAG GGTTGTGATGCATCAATTTTGTTGGATGATAGTTCCACAATCGAGAGCGAAAAGAGTGCACGTCCAAATGTTAACTCAGTAAGAGGATTTGAAATCATTGATAAAGCAAAATCTGAGGTTGAGAAAGTTTGTCCCGGAGTTGTGTCTTGCGCGGACATACTTGCTGTGGCAGCACGTGATGCATCATTCGCGGTAGGTGGCCCGTCATGGACAGTAAAACTTGGAAGAAGAGACTCTACAACAGCAAGCAAAAGTTTGGCCAATACCGACCTTCCGTTATTTACAGACGATCTTACAACTcttatatctcattttagtaaaaaaaatctctcCCCCAAAGAGATGGTTACTCTATCCG gTGCACACACAATCGGACAAGCTCAATGCTTCACATTTCGTGGCAGAATATACAACAATGCAAGTGACATAGATGCTGGATTTGCTAGCACTCGCCAACGTGGTTGTCCATCTTCCAGTACCACCTCAAACGATCAAAAGTTGGCAGCCCTAGACTTAGTCACACCAAATTCATTTGACAACAATtactttaaaaatttaattcaaaagaaGGGTCTTCTTCAATCAGATCAAGTTTTATTCAGTGGAGGGTCTacaaattcttttgtttcaGAATACAGCAACAATCCTACAACTTTCAAATCCGACTTTGCAACTGCTATGATAAAGATGGGAGATATTGAACCCTTAACCGGATCGGCTGGAGTCATAAGAAGCATATGCAGTGCAGTCAACTAA
- the LOC25492840 gene encoding lignin-forming anionic peroxidase, giving the protein MAFRITTSFIVTLVLLSSICDAQLSSTFYDGTCPNALSTIRTAIRTAVSKERRMAASLIRLHFHDCFVQGCDASILLDDTSTIESEKSALPNLNSVRGFQVIDKAKADVEKVCPGVVSCADIVAIAARDASFAVGGPSWTVKLGRRDSTIASKSLANSDLPKFTDDLTTLISHFTNKGLTLKDMVTLSGAHTIGQAQCFTFRDRIYNNASDIDVGFASTRQRGCPSSSTTTNNQKLAALDLVTPNSFDNNYFKNLIQKKGLLQSDQVLFGGGGSTDSIVSEYSKNPTTFKSDFAAAMIKMGDIQPLTGSAGIIRSICSAIN; this is encoded by the exons ATGGCTTTTAGAATTACGACTAGTTTTATTGTCACATTGGTGCTACTAAGTTCAATATGTGATGCACAATTGTCTTCTACGTTTTACGATGGTACATGCCCTAATGCATTAAGCACTATCAGAACTGCCATTCGTACTGCTGTCTCTAAGGAGCGTCGTATGGCTGCATCTCTCATTCGTCTTCATTTTCATGATTGTTTTGTCCAG gGTTGTGATGCATCAATTTTGCTAGACGACACCTCCACAATTGAGAGTGAAAAGAGTGCACTTCCAAATCTTAATTCTGTAAGAGGTTTCCAAGTTATTGATAAAGCAAAAGCTGATGTAGAGAAAGTATGTCCTGGAGTTGTGTCTTGTGCTGACATTGTAGCAATAGCGGCACGTGATGCATCATTTGCT GTGGGTGGTCCATCATGGACGGTAAAACTTGGAAGAAGAGACTCTACCATTGCTAGTAAAAGTTTGGCCAATTCAGACCTTCCAAAATTTACAGATGATCTAACAACTCTAATATCCCATTTTACCAATAAAGGTCTTACTCTCAAAGATATGGTTACTTTATCTG GTGCTCACACAATCGGACAAGCTCAATGCTTCACTTTTCGTGACAGGATATATAACAATGCAAGTGACATAGATGTTGGGTTTGCTAGCACTCGTCAACGTGGTTGTCCATCTTCAAGTACCACCACAAACAATCAAAAGTTGGCAGCCCTAGACTTGGTTACACCAAATTCTTTTGACAACAACtactttaaaaatttaattcagAAGAAGGGTCTTCTTCAATCAGATCAAGTTTTATTCGGTGGAGGAGGATCTACAGATTCTATCGTTTCTGAATACAGCAAAAATCCTACAACTTTTAAGTCTGACTTTGCCGCTGCT
- the LOC11441606 gene encoding lignin-forming anionic peroxidase, translating into MAYRMITSFVFTLIVLGTICDAQLSSTFYDSTCPNALSTIRTSIRTAVSKECRMAASVIRLHFHDCFVQGCDASILLDDSPTIESEKNALPNINSVRGFEIIDKAKSEVEKICPGVVSCADILAVAARDASFAVGGPSWTVKLGRRDSTTASKSLANTDLPLFTDDLTTLISHFNKKNLTPRDMVTLSGAHTIGQAQCFTFRGRIYNNASDIDAGFANTRQRGCPSSRTTSNDQKLAALDLVTPNSFDNNYFKNLIQKKGLLQSDQVLFSGGSTDSIVSEYSNNPTTFKSDFAAAMIKMGDIEPLTGSAGIIRSICSAVN; encoded by the exons ATGGCTTATAGAATGATCACTAGTTTTGTTTTCACATTGATTGTTCTAGGCACAATATGTGATGCGCAGCTTTCTTCTACTTTCTACGACAGTACATGCCCTAATGCCTTAAGCACTATTAGAACTTCGATTCGTACTGCTGTCTCTAAGGAGTGTCGCATGGCGGCATCTGTCATTCGCCTTCATTTTCATGACTGTTTTGTCCAA GGATGTGATGCATCAATTTTGTTGGATGACAGTCCTACAATCGAGAGCGAAAAGAATGCACTTCCTAATATTAACTCAGTAAGAGGATTTGAAATCATTGATAAAGCAAAATCTGAGGTTGAGAAAATTTGTCCCGGAGTTGTGTCTTGCGCGGACATACTAGCTGTGGCAGCACGTGATGCATCATTTGCT GTGGGTGGTCCATCATGGACGGTAAAACTTGGACGGAGAGACTCTACCACAGCAAGCAAAAGTTTGGCCAATACTGACCTTCCGTTATTTACGGACGATCTTACAACTCTTATAtctcattttaataaaaaaaatctcaccCCCAGAGACATGGTTACTCTATCTG gtGCGCACACAATCGGACAAGCTCAATGCTTCACATTTCGTGGCAGGATATACAACAATGCTAGTGACATTGATGCTGGATTTGCTAACACTCGTCAACGTGGTTGTCCGTCTTCCCGTACCACATCAAACGATCAAAAGTTGGCAGCCCTAGACTTGGTCACACCAAATTCATTTGACAACAACtactttaaaaatttaattcagAAGAAGGGTCTTCTTCAATCAGATCAAGTTTTATTCAGTGGAGGATCTACAGATTCTATCGTTTCTGAATACAGCAACAATCCTACAACTTTTAAGTCTGACTTTGCAGCTGCTATGATAAAGATGGGAGATATTGAACCCTTGACTGGGTCGGCTGGTATCATAAGAAGCATCTGCAGTGCTGTCAACTAA